ttctctaacccaattgtcaacctcacctacccgtggcgaatcctgtttcattgacagccgaggctctggcgaccccaaattcctcatggaactaatgtggtcatataaatcgttcccgagatggttgggcacCGCTTACTTCCCgggggtcctgggttcaagtccagagtaaaacaacatcaaaaattctcTTCTGAGGTATATTGggccttgtttttatttttcttcgcaCCCATCTAGCTTTTTGGGATATCCCTTTCTTGACTGGTTGACGTCCTAAGAACAATGGACAAATATGAAATTGTTTCTTTTGTAATagaagtatttttttttcttacagaGCAAATTGGGAAACGCTATTGCAAGCAGTAAAAtgtgaaattataagtttttccAAAAATGACGCTATAGATGCTTATGTCTTAAGGTAAGCTGTTAATGGTAAAATGTTTCGAGTCTATCATTTAAtgttaacttttttattattttattccaaGTGAAAGCAGCATGTTTGTTTCCAAAAGACGTTGGATTTTAAAAACATGCGGTTCTACAACATTACTAAAAAGTCTAAAACCACTTTTGGAACTCGTACCACAATATGGATTCAATGAAATAACTGATATGTTTTACTCGCGCAAGAATTTTTCACGGCCTGAACTGCaagtatgcaatttttttttttttttaatattgtgtgATTTTTTAACGCTTCCACTCTACTTGCAGGCATTCCCCCATCGTGGTTTTTGTGAAGAAGTTGAATACCTCGATACACTTTTCGAAGAGGGTCGTTCCTATTGTTTAGGTTCTATTAATAGAGAATGTTGGTATCTGTATACTTTCAGCACAAATAAACATATTAAGAGACCACCGCGTATACATGAAAGCTCAGAACCGGATCAAACTATTGAAATTTTGATGCAAAATTTAGATAATGAAattatgtgcaaattttcaaaagAGAAATTTTCAACTAGTGCAGAGGTGACAAAGGTTTGTACAATGGTGCAATGAAAACTTGACATAACGATATAGAAGATACAATTACTTTATCATATCTATAATGCATCAATAATATGCATACTATTATTGTAGGTCATTTATAGTAGTGGTTTGTTTTATTAAGATTTGTTACATCGAGTTACCTTTTAATTTTGGTTCATTATTAAATATCTGCTATTGCTAAACATTTGGTTTTAGGCTACAGGCATAGACAAATTACTACCGGATATGGATATAGATGACTTTCTTTTTGATCCTTGCGGTTATTCGATGAACGGAATAAGTGCAAATGTAAGCAAGACAAATCGTTAATtgcttttaaaatattaaatattattaaatagTTAATTTTCTATAATATTGCATTTGATTTTTTCTAATACTTgtatcaaagagtatatatttgtcaagaggcgtcactcgatacttttgttgttgccaaagcaaattactcgatgttttctcaaggtagtcgttggttttttttatcaaatggatttataaaaacgccttctatatattttcgtggggtatttgtgtttattttattgattgtattaaattaattaattaattctctttccaaaaatcgtaattatgcaaagtcactttaccgcataactatataggattcaattaaaaaaactaaacaaaacttccttgagaatcacattcgacatgacggttgctttggcaacaacaaagtatcgagtgacgcctcttaacaaatatatactctttgcttgtatatcaaatttattttccaaTACTCTATTGTTCTAGGGCGAATATATGACAATACATATAACACCAGAAAGCAATTTTTCGTATGTTAGTTTTGAAAGTAATGTTTCAAGAAATAATTATGCTGAGTTAATTAACCGTGTTGTAAAGACTTTCAAACCTGGAAAATTTGTTATCACCATTTTTGCAAATAAGGCAAGCGTTTAGTGTTAGTTTAAATTATTGAAGactattattatttattcttttTACATTTTCTAGACATCACCTGCTTATGCAACTATGAAAGAGTTAGAACTCGAGTACACAGAAGTGACTAGCTGGAAACGTTCAAACATGCAATACTGCAGTTTCCCTTTATACAATCTTTTATTCGCGCAATTTTGTCAATGTGCTTAAAACGATAATAACATTCTATCTAGAAAATGTCGGGTGTGgatatatttctatctttttaaATTTAGGACTAGAGTAAGCTTATTTCTGTCAAAATTTATATGTAAtcgtgtatatatatgtaataaataTGTTTAAATTCCAAGCTAGTCCTTAACAGCTTTAGAATGCAACACACTTGAGATAAATTAAGAgacccattgtgataccacaaaaCCACTTTATTCCCTCTTTTTGAATCATCCATAAGGCGACATTAGAATAGCTTCATCGGGTATTTTAAGAGTTGTTTTGGAGTGACTATTATTAGAAGACATTCCCATCAAATTTTACTTCTAAATCTCGGCTTTTCGTCGTGCTAGAATATTGAATTACATAATTAGAGATATTTTTGTTCCCTAAATacgagtacaaaaaaaaaatgtacagaaAACGTGTCGATCGCTGCAGAACCTTAGTTCCTTGATAATGACATTctaattgtaaataaaaaaaaaatgtaaggcgcgaggGGAATAaccaaactcaacactattcctaagctatttgaattgattatcacaaaacagattgcttttagagtatcttcattaattgacttttcacaacatggcttttgcaagggtaaatcaacggtgtccaacttgctcgagtttacaacctttgtatccaacagttttaagactaattgtgaagttgattttatttatactgattttagtaaggcatttgataaagtttctcattctatacttttactcaaacttgatcggttaggatttcttCCTTTGTatctatcttgggtttcttcttatgtgaaggaaagaaaacaaacagttatatataATAATTGtcggtctcggttcataaacgtaacttctggtgttcctcaaggcagccatcttggtccggttttgttcctgttgttcattaatgaccttcctagtgttttgaagagctacaagccgttgatgtacgctgatgatgtcaaacttgtaatgcctatccgctcacccgtggatagggcatgtcttcaggctgatctgaatagttgttgttgttgtagcgattaggttactccccgaaggctttggggagtgttatcgatgtgatggtcctttgtcggatacagatccgatacgctccggtaccacagcaccattaaggtgctggcccgaccatctcgggaacgatttatatggccacattaaaccttcaggccatccctccctccccacccccaagttccatgaggagcttggggtcgccagagcctcgtctgttaatgaaacgggattcgccgctcgaaggtgaggttgacaattgggttggagaagctatatattgcgctacacaaccccttgaatcccatctgAATAGTCTTgatgactggtgtaatgtaaacgccatgtcactaaacctacctaaatgtaagttcatgcgttttacaaggaagtccttccaatcccatgattatgttattggcgactatgtaatcaagcaagtcactaagtttattgatttaggcgttactatggacccaaaactcgattttaaacttcatattgaatcttgcgtgaatagcgctaaaggtactttggcttttgtTAAACGTtagtctaaagaatttaatgacccatacgttacaaaaactctttttacatcattggtcagacctactttggaatatgcttcaaaaatttggaatccgcgttatcaggttcattctgacaagctggaatcggtccagaaacaatttttccttttcgctttaaaacacttaccatgggatccttcttaaaatcttcccccctattgcagccggttaaaactaatacagctgcccacattgcagagccgcagggagatgcttggagtcttatttattgttaaattaataagagggtcaataaatagtccatttttgcttggcgaaattgagtttaacgttcctattaggccatctagacattttcaatcaatttttgtagctacatgcaggtcgaattatgaaatgcacgaaccacttcactgtttatgtcgtgattttaataaacactgtaaaaatttagattcgtttcttggtattaaaaaataccttttaactatattacatttgtaattcgaaatgaagcaaagaacgctaaaccgtgatatactgttcaaccctctgtttcaaatttgaagtaccagttacttgaagcttgtttgcaaaattgcgctGTGAccattatttttatattgttacgaatattagcaaaactaaggagtgctgccagctctaagccgatgctaagcagtgacgtgaatgcacatcaataattcaatcatcatgtatctacataaacgaaacaataactgcgtctacatatatgtaccatgtacgtatacgagcagcggagagtcaatgcacaaatacatgcatatatctgagatactcctatatgtatgcaatgagaaaaaccataaaattgtgcaattgtagttacagctgagaagtttgaaagctactggactagtagattctggaagcacctaaaagatgtataaaattgtgcaattttagttatagctgagaagtttgagagctcatggacaatgctagtagattctagaagatgcgaacgaggaaaccagagagtataaaaggccgcagatgtagaggcgctggaattcagtttgatttgagttgtcaagcagttacgactaagacgatatctagcgagcaatagcagtattattttgaaagtcagtttcatttaagctatcagtttggttattaagctattcgttgcagagtttgagtgttattgtgaagtattttaataaaggccatttttccattattcaatattggagttatttattcaacagtttagcaatacgaacctagcaaaagggcaaataagaggatttgcaggcaattcgttacaatatgtatgtaatgaaattctgtataaattctattctgtatatattttatctactattaatttggtttattgtcaatttcataaattatgatttactagctccttcatgagtacattttaacacatttacaacattttatcgtttgcttacttctaagtctttaattgaaattgtcaagcgtttggtcaatactgtttaaatattactttaaaattgatgactgcttatgttgtttatatcatgtattacatctgagatatGAGTGtcggtatatttatttatttatttgtttgttaaagtcaacacagacacaaagcggtcgactactgaatataagatacaatacatataacaaggaaagaaaacataagcgtaaaaaacaaaatttaaagtaaaaacttaaataataaacaatcaaattaattaagttaaattttaattaatacataaatcaaatcaaaaataaagattagttaaaattaatattgaaataaaattgacatctta
The DNA window shown above is from Eurosta solidaginis isolate ZX-2024a chromosome 2, ASM4086904v1, whole genome shotgun sequence and carries:
- the SamDC gene encoding S-adenosylmethionine decarboxylase proenzyme; the protein is MLNGVLVEASVHFFEGVEKLLEIWFDDSDNEDYDLRRIPRANWETLLQAVKCEIISFSKNDAIDAYVLSESSMFVSKRRWILKTCGSTTLLKSLKPLLELVPQYGFNEITDMFYSRKNFSRPELQAFPHRGFCEEVEYLDTLFEEGRSYCLGSINRECWYLYTFSTNKHIKRPPRIHESSEPDQTIEILMQNLDNEIMCKFSKEKFSTSAEVTKATGIDKLLPDMDIDDFLFDPCGYSMNGISANGEYMTIHITPESNFSYVSFESNVSRNNYAELINRVVKTFKPGKFVITIFANKTSPAYATMKELELEYTEVTSWKRSNMQYCSFPLYNLLFAQFCQCA